AGCTACCCACTGCGGTTGCCCGAATGTTTAGATTACCGTTCTGATTAACCGTGCCTCCAACCACCTGCTGTCCTATTCTCTTTTCAACAGGGACTGGCTCACCCGTAATCATAGATTCATCAATGTAGCTGTGTCCGTCAACCACTTCACCATCGACTGGCACACGTTCACCCGGGCGAATTTCTACAATAGTTCCACTGACCACTTCGGCAACAGCAACTTCCACCACTTGACCGTCACGCTGAATACGAGCTGTTTTGGGCTGCATTCCAACCAAATGTTGAATGGCTTGCGAGGTTCTTCCTTTGGCTTTGGCTTCAAAATATCGCCCAAGCAAAATTAAACTGACAATAACGGCAGCCGCTTCAAAGTAAACATTGACCGTGCCTTGGGGTAAAACCTGCGGCATAAAAGTTGCCACGACTGAGAAACTGTAGGCAGCCAAGGTACCAACAGCAACCAGCGAGTTCATATCTGGCGCTAAACGCCATAAAGCCGGAATCCCTTTTTGGTAAAAACGGCGGCCAGGGAAAACGAGAACTAATGTGGTCAAAACAAATTGTAAAAGCCAGCTATTGTATTGACCAATCGTATGCATGACCCACATGTGAAAAGCTGGAATGAGATGTGAGCCCATTTCCAGAATAAACACAGGTAAAGCCAACACAACCGAAATGATCAAATCTTTTTTAAGCTGATCTAACTCTGACGCTTTTTTATCGAGTTGCTCATCTTGATTTTTTTCAGATGCTTTCGCGTCGTAACCTGCTTTTTTAACAGCGCGAATTAAGTCTTCAACATTAACTGATGCATCTGCTTGTACCCAAGCCTGCTCTGTTGCTAAGTTGACTGTGGCTTCTTGAACGCCGTCTACTTTTTTAAGGGCTTTTTCAACACGTGCAACACAAGATGCACAGGTCATGCCCTCAATAGACAACTCCACTGGCGCAGCTTTTGGAACATCATAACCTGCTCGTTCAACTGCTTTAACTAGTGCTTCGCGCTGAATCGGTTGATTTGAATAAACAACGGCTTTTTCTGTTGCCAAATTAACGTTAGCAATCTCTACATTTTCAACTTTCTTAAGTGCTTTTTCGACACGACCTACACACGAGGCACAGGTCATGCCTTCGATTGGAAGTGTTTCACTATATGCTGGCAATTTTGTGTTTTTTGAGTCCATCAAACACCTCTGCAAATTTGCAAAATTTAATATTCTGTATTGAGCATACAGATTCCCATCATGGGAAGGTCAAGCATATTTTTTTAAAAATTTGGTCTTGACCTTACAATCATGACAAGGTTTAGACTCAGTGTTATCCAAACAAACATCTCATTCTTGATGGAGTATGAACATGAAACTACTTATTGAAAATATGACTTGTGGCGGCTGTGCACGTGGTGTGACTGCGACGATTCAAGATATCGACCCAAATGCAAAAGTAGATGTAGATTTAACGACCAAAATCGTGACTGTTGAAAGCAGTGAAAGCGTCGATAAAATTACCGAAGCGCTTGAAGAAGATGGTTTTCCAGCTCAAGTGCAATAATGAATAAGGCCTAACATTTAAAGTTAGGCCTTTATTTTTGAGCTTATTGATATTGACTCAAAGCTGAAATTTTTTAATTCGATAATCCAGTGCTGCCCGAGTTAGCCCTAATAAACGTGCCGCTTCAGACACATTATGATTTGCCTTTTTTAAAGCCGTTAAAATTAACTGCTTTTCGTGTTCTTCTAAATTAAACTCTGCCTGTAATAATTGCTCAAAGTCAGTTTTAACAGCTACAGCCTGCTCTGGGTCATGCTTGATCTGTGGAAAAATGGCATTTAACTTAATCAGTTGCTGATCGTCCGTTAATAAAACCGCCCTTTCTAATAAGTTTTCCAACTCTCGAATATTGCCCGGCCATTCATATTGCTGCATAAAAACTTTGGTCTTTTCACTTACGCCCTGAATGGTTTTGCCGTACATTTTTTCAAAGCGACGAAGAAAATGTTCAACCAGTAAAGGAATATCTTCACGGCGCTCTCGCAAAGGCGGAATCTGCACTGGGAAAATATTTAAGCGATAATATAAATCTGCCCGAAATCGTCCTGTTTTCACAGCTTGTTCAAGGTCTTCATTGGTTGCTGTAATTACACGGACATCTAAAATACGAGTTTGTGAGTCTCCAACTCGCTCAAATTCACCTTCTTGCAAAATGCGTAATAGTGCTGCTTGTGCACGAGGAGAAAGCTCAATCACTTCGTCTAAAAAAATAGTACCGCCATTAGCTCGTTCAAACTTACCCAAGCGAGATTGATGTGCCCCTGTATAGGCACCCTTTTCTACGCCAAATAATTCGGACTCAATTAATTCTGGTGGAATCGCTGCACAATTTACCGCAATAAAAGGTTGGTCTTTTCTTTGGCTATTTGCATGGACTCCTCGTGCAAAAGCTTCTTTACCAACGCCTGTTTCGCCTTGTAGCAAAATAGAAACTTTCGAACCTGCTGCTTTTGTTAGTAATGCACAGACCTGTTTATAAGATGCTGACTTACCCACTGAACTAAATAATTGGTAATCGGCTTCACTATCGCTATAAATTGATTTTTTAAGTTCAAACAGTTCAGCCTGCAATGCAATCAGTTCTTTTTCCATGGGTTCGGGTGACATGAACTGAATCAGCTCATCTGCATTTTCCCACTCTTCTAAAGGCTTACCAATAATACGGCAATGCTCATCGCCGCAAGCTTTACACTCTATTTCTTGATAAATAATGGTCATGCCCGTCGCAAAACTACTGTAGCCGCACGCATAACCCAGAAGCATCCAGCACGCAGGTTCATCACTTGGGCCAAAATGCTCTAAATGCACATCGGTTTCAAAAGAGTTAAGCCAATTTAAATCAGCATAAAACTGTTTTTTGTCGTGGCTTAAATTGAGCTGGTTGGCCTGTACTTGAACCATTCCGCGAATCGCATGCATTTGTGGACCCGCCATAAAAGCATCGTGTTCATTTAAATCGGGGCGCATTTTTGTAGTAACTTCTGCATCTTTCAACCCAGCTTGATACCCCAATCGAATAAAGAAACGCTTAGTCCGCTCAAGCCCAATCATGTGTGCTAAGTCTTTACGCAAATATCCCATAATGCTGGTGTGTAAAAGCAGCATCCGATATTCATCAAACCAGATTTGGCCGTGGGCAGTATCAAACTGCAGTTTAGACAGCAAATCGTGAATTTCTTGCGGATGATCTGCGTATCGTCCCGTTGTATCGTATTTTACTCGAGCCATGAGTGATCTGTTTTAATCCATTAAACACATTTGGGTTTTATCTCATCTTATCGAAGAACAAGATAAATGTCCTAGTACCTTAAAGACATAACTTCATACTAAAAAAGTATTTCTAAATCTCTCCTTTTTAAAGCCTCAAACATTCTAAAAAGAAATTTCTACGACCCTGTTCATCAAATCATGAATATCTCTATTTCACCATTCAAAAAAATTCATGAAATGGTGAATTTTAAAAATGCTGCACTTTCAATAAAAATACTAAGCAATTGTTTTTAATTATAAAAATAAAGTTGGCATAGCTTTTGTAAAGCTTATAGCGAGAGCAAGGAGCATTCATCAATTTCAAGACCATGTCTTGATGGAGTACAGCATGACGCAACCTCAAGTCGAAGCATTAACCAAATATATTCGGGTCACTGGCGACTTAAATGCAGAGTTTATCGAATTCGATTTTGCCATTCATGACCCAAGTCTATTTGTGGAACTGGTTTTGCCTAAACATGCATTTAATGATTTTTGTAAGACCAATCAAGTGGTTGAAATGACCCAAGAACAGCAAGCTTTTAATGATGCTCAGGAAGAAAAATGGCGCTATGGCACTGAAGCAACCTTAGTCGGCACGCAACGTAATAGCAACGATCACGATGATCAAATGTAAAAAATATAAGGAGATAAAGCCATGACTTTAGAAATCAAGACATCAAATGTCGAACCTATCCGCCAGAACTACGCCTATATCGAAAGACGATTTGGTAGTAAGCCAGCAACTCGATATCAAGAAGTAAGTTTTGATGTACAGGCAGAAACTAACTTTCACTATCGTCCTTTGTGGAAACCTGAAAAGACCTTAAATGATAAAACCCATACTGCCCTGCAAATGCAAGACTGGTATGCATTTAAAGATCCACGTCAATTCTATTATGGAACTTATGTTCAACACCGTGCGCGTTTACAAGACACCGCCGAAAGTAATTTTGCTTTTTTTGAAAAACGTCAGCTTGCAGAACACTTGTCTGATGAAGTCAAAGCTAAGGTCATTGAGTGCCTATTGCCATTTCGCCACGTTGAACAAACTGCAAACTTACACATGATGTCTGGCAGTGCCTATGGTTACGGCACCGTGCTTACCCAAGCTTGTATTTATGCCGCGATGGATCATTTAGGAATTGCGCAGTACATCTCACGCATTGGTCTAGCTTTAGATGGTAATAGCGACGATTCATTACAACAGGCAAAACAGGCTTGGATGCAACATCCTGCATGGCAAGGCTTACGCCGTCTGTGTGAAGAAAGCCTCACCGAGCAAGACTACTTCAAACTTTTCTTATTACAGAACCTTGTGATTGACGGCTTTGTGACAGAGCTCGTCTATCAACAGTTTGATCAGTGGTTAGTCACTCAAAATGCTCGCGACTTAGCCATGCTGACCGAGTTTATGAAAGACACTTTAGGTGATT
This genomic stretch from Acinetobacter oleivorans DR1 harbors:
- a CDS encoding heavy-metal-associated domain-containing protein gives rise to the protein MNMKLLIENMTCGGCARGVTATIQDIDPNAKVDVDLTTKIVTVESSESVDKITEALEEDGFPAQVQ
- the mobR gene encoding phenol degradation transcriptional regulator MobR, with product MARVKYDTTGRYADHPQEIHDLLSKLQFDTAHGQIWFDEYRMLLLHTSIMGYLRKDLAHMIGLERTKRFFIRLGYQAGLKDAEVTTKMRPDLNEHDAFMAGPQMHAIRGMVQVQANQLNLSHDKKQFYADLNWLNSFETDVHLEHFGPSDEPACWMLLGYACGYSSFATGMTIIYQEIECKACGDEHCRIIGKPLEEWENADELIQFMSPEPMEKELIALQAELFELKKSIYSDSEADYQLFSSVGKSASYKQVCALLTKAAGSKVSILLQGETGVGKEAFARGVHANSQRKDQPFIAVNCAAIPPELIESELFGVEKGAYTGAHQSRLGKFERANGGTIFLDEVIELSPRAQAALLRILQEGEFERVGDSQTRILDVRVITATNEDLEQAVKTGRFRADLYYRLNIFPVQIPPLRERREDIPLLVEHFLRRFEKMYGKTIQGVSEKTKVFMQQYEWPGNIRELENLLERAVLLTDDQQLIKLNAIFPQIKHDPEQAVAVKTDFEQLLQAEFNLEEHEKQLILTALKKANHNVSEAARLLGLTRAALDYRIKKFQL
- a CDS encoding phenol hydroxylase subunit; this translates as MTQPQVEALTKYIRVTGDLNAEFIEFDFAIHDPSLFVELVLPKHAFNDFCKTNQVVEMTQEQQAFNDAQEEKWRYGTEATLVGTQRNSNDHDDQM
- a CDS encoding aromatic/alkene monooxygenase hydroxylase subunit beta yields the protein MTLEIKTSNVEPIRQNYAYIERRFGSKPATRYQEVSFDVQAETNFHYRPLWKPEKTLNDKTHTALQMQDWYAFKDPRQFYYGTYVQHRARLQDTAESNFAFFEKRQLAEHLSDEVKAKVIECLLPFRHVEQTANLHMMSGSAYGYGTVLTQACIYAAMDHLGIAQYISRIGLALDGNSDDSLQQAKQAWMQHPAWQGLRRLCEESLTEQDYFKLFLLQNLVIDGFVTELVYQQFDQWLVTQNARDLAMLTEFMKDTLGDLRKWSDTVIKTAAAESDHNKQLLNEWFTQSLVQVKAAFTPWATAALTAEAIDQAEQVVIDRAKKLGLQPELAKA